The stretch of DNA AAATTACCCATCTTAACAAAAGGTACCTGGTACCTTTTTTCGCTGACTGCCGCGGCGCGGTACGCTGGGCGGGTGCGGGACGGCGAAGCGGGCTGTTGGCCGGTGGGGGCCACCTATCATTGCCCTCTCCACCATGAGCCAGCGCGACTACTACGACGTCCTCGGCGTGTCCCGCGATGCGTCGGCCGATGAGATCAAAAAGGCCCATCGCCGCCTCGTGCGGCAGTGGCACCCCGATCGCAACAAGGCCCCCGACGCGGCGACGAAGTTCGCCGAGATCCAGGAAGCCTACGACAACCTCTCCGACCCCGAAAAACGCAAGAACTACGACCGCTTCGGCCACACGCGCGGACCGGCCGGCTTTGGCGGCGGCGCACCCGGCGGCGGACGCACCTACACCTGGTCGTCATCGGGCCAGCCGGGCGGCTTCAACGTCGAGGACGTGGACTTCGGCGGCGGCGGGGACGTCGGCAGCATCTTTGAGGAACTCTTCGGCCGGGCCCGGCGCGGCGGGGCCGCCGGCGGGCGGCGCGGACGCGGCGCTGCACCTGCCGCGCGCGGCCAGGACATCAGCCACACCATCGACATCACCTTCGACACCGCCATCAGAGGCGGCAAAGAGCCGCTGCGCCTCTCGCGCGGCGACCAGACCGAGACCATCGAAGTCACCATCCCGCCTGGCATCGCCGACGGCGCCAAACTCCGCCTGCGCGGCAAGGGCCAGCCTTCGCCCATGGGCGGCGAAAGCGGCGATCTCATCCTGACCATTCGCGTCGGCAAACACCCGTACTACCGCCGCGAGGGCAACGACATCTATCTCGACCTGCCCATTACGATTGCCGAAGGCGTGGAGGGTGCGACGGTGCAGGTCCCCACGCCACAGGGCCCCGTGTCGCTCAAGGTGCCGCCGGGCGCCAACACGGGTCAGAAGTTGCGCATCACCGGCCGGGGGGTAAAGATGAGCGATGGACGCAGCGGCGACTTCTACGCGGTCATCGCGGTGCAGACACCCAAGGGACTCTCCGCCGACGATCGCGAATTCATCGTAAGCCTCGGCGAGCGCCTGCCAAACCCGCGCCGCGGCCAGCCGTGGGAGTGAGTGGCGAAGAGGGATAAAGCGATCAGCGCAATCGCCGGGCCGCGCCCAGAGCGGCGGTCCCGACTCACGCGCGCCACTCCCGCCAACGGATGTACACCACGCCCAGCACCGCGCCGATCAGATCCGCACACAGATCCAGCGCCGTATTCTCGTAGCCGCCCACGCCCGA from Phycisphaerales bacterium encodes:
- a CDS encoding DnaJ domain-containing protein, with amino-acid sequence MSQRDYYDVLGVSRDASADEIKKAHRRLVRQWHPDRNKAPDAATKFAEIQEAYDNLSDPEKRKNYDRFGHTRGPAGFGGGAPGGGRTYTWSSSGQPGGFNVEDVDFGGGGDVGSIFEELFGRARRGGAAGGRRGRGAAPAARGQDISHTIDITFDTAIRGGKEPLRLSRGDQTETIEVTIPPGIADGAKLRLRGKGQPSPMGGESGDLILTIRVGKHPYYRREGNDIYLDLPITIAEGVEGATVQVPTPQGPVSLKVPPGANTGQKLRITGRGVKMSDGRSGDFYAVIAVQTPKGLSADDREFIVSLGERLPNPRRGQPWE